From Haemorhous mexicanus isolate bHaeMex1 chromosome 2, bHaeMex1.pri, whole genome shotgun sequence, the proteins below share one genomic window:
- the CGGBP1 gene encoding CGG triplet repeat-binding protein 1 — translation MERFGVKSAPSRNRSKTALYVTPQDRVTEFGSELHEDGGKLFCTSCNVVLNHVRKSAINDHLKSKTHTKRKAEFEEQNVRKKQRTLTASLQCNSAAQTEKSSVIQDFVKMCLEANIPLEKADHPSVRAFLSRYVKNGSSIPKSEQLRKAYLPDGYDNENQLINTEDR, via the coding sequence ATGGAGCGCTTCGGGGTGAAGTCGGCGCCGTCGCGGAACCGCTCCAAGACCGCTCTGTACGTGACCCCCCAGGACCGCGTGACCGAGTTCGGCAGCGAGCTGCACGAGGACGGGGGGAAGCTCTTCTGCACCTCCTGCAACGTGGTGCTGAACCACGTCCGCAAGTCCGCCATCAACGACCACCTCAAGTCCAAAACGCACACCAAGAGGAAGGCGGAGTTCGAGGAGCAGAACGTCAGGAAGAAGCAAAGGACTCTGACTGCCTCCCTGCAGTGCAACAGCGCTGCCCAGACAGAGAAAAGCAGTGTGATCCAGGACTTTGTGAAAATGTGCCTGGAGGCCAATATCCCCCTGGAGAAGGCCGATCACCCCTCTGTGCGAGCCTTCCTGTCCCGCTACGTTAAGAACGGCAGCTCCATACCCAAGTCGGAGCAGCTAAGGAAAGCCTATCTGCCTGATGGCTATGACAATGAGAACCAGCTCATCAACACTGAAGACCGTTGA